Proteins encoded by one window of Rubinisphaera margarita:
- a CDS encoding DUF1501 domain-containing protein → MEFHAPTSSSFPTGAASLSRRQSLQAIGAGLAAFYSPLTSIESQVQAAVRSGSAKRVIMIFNCGAPSHIDLWDPKPFADSTVKGEFQPIDTSVPGIQISELLPEMAKRMDKLAIVRSVHHKHSAHNSGMYWSIAGRPYKQDSTLINPSPADLPSFGTLIGWLAKKDGYSKAVPPYVITPKPHCDSFVYLTPGQFGGCLGIKYDPFVVNEDPNSSKFKVRDLALSPDMTQTRFERRLDFLDQIGSLNQPIHSPTATEMDTFRAEASRVIKSGEAEQAFDLSQEPEDVRDRYGRHSWGQSHLLARRLIEAGTKFVSTVNGPSITWDTHKDNFNSLKNRLVPPMEKAYAALLDDLEERGLLDETLVIWMGDFGRTPKINTDGGRDHWPGCYSVVLAGGGVRGGQVIGSSDKIGAAPETRPVTPGDLHATVYKALGYEPAGMTYQSADGRPIALTEGTPIPELLG, encoded by the coding sequence ATGGAGTTTCACGCCCCAACCTCCTCTTCCTTCCCCACGGGAGCCGCCTCGCTCTCACGACGGCAGTCCCTGCAGGCCATCGGTGCCGGCCTGGCCGCTTTTTACTCTCCGCTCACTTCGATTGAATCACAGGTTCAGGCCGCGGTCCGCTCCGGCAGTGCCAAACGCGTGATCATGATCTTCAACTGCGGTGCACCGAGCCATATTGATCTCTGGGATCCCAAACCGTTCGCCGATTCAACGGTAAAAGGCGAGTTCCAGCCGATTGATACCAGCGTCCCGGGCATTCAGATCAGCGAGCTGCTGCCCGAGATGGCGAAACGGATGGACAAGCTGGCGATTGTTCGCAGTGTCCACCACAAGCACTCGGCTCATAACTCAGGAATGTACTGGTCGATTGCCGGGCGTCCGTACAAGCAGGATTCAACGCTTATTAATCCAAGTCCGGCAGATCTCCCGAGTTTCGGGACCTTGATTGGCTGGCTTGCGAAGAAGGACGGCTATAGCAAAGCGGTTCCGCCGTATGTCATCACGCCGAAGCCGCATTGCGATAGTTTCGTGTACCTGACACCGGGCCAGTTTGGGGGATGTCTGGGGATCAAATACGATCCGTTTGTGGTGAATGAGGATCCCAATTCGAGCAAATTCAAAGTTCGTGACCTGGCTCTGTCCCCCGACATGACGCAGACCCGGTTCGAGCGGCGGCTCGACTTTCTGGACCAAATTGGCTCGCTGAATCAGCCGATCCACTCTCCGACCGCGACCGAGATGGACACGTTTCGAGCCGAGGCGTCCCGAGTCATCAAGTCAGGGGAAGCCGAGCAGGCCTTCGATCTGTCGCAGGAGCCGGAGGATGTGCGTGACCGATACGGCCGGCACAGCTGGGGCCAGTCCCATCTTCTTGCAAGACGCCTGATTGAAGCGGGAACGAAGTTCGTCTCGACGGTCAATGGCCCGAGCATCACCTGGGATACTCATAAGGACAACTTCAACAGCCTGAAGAACCGGCTCGTTCCGCCAATGGAGAAGGCGTACGCGGCCCTGTTGGACGATTTGGAAGAGCGAGGGCTGCTCGATGAAACGCTGGTCATCTGGATGGGTGATTTCGGTCGGACGCCGAAGATCAATACCGATGGCGGCCGGGATCACTGGCCCGGATGTTATTCGGTGGTGCTCGCCGGAGGCGGCGTCCGCGGCGGCCAGGTGATCGGTTCTTCCGATAAGATCGGTGCCGCCCCAGAGACCCGCCCCGTGACGCCGGGAGATCTTCATGCGACCGTCTATAAGGCCCTGGGATACGAGCCGGCCGGAATGACCTATCAATCCGCCGATGGCCGTCCGATCGCGCTCACCGAAGGAACGCCGATTCCCGAACTGCTTGGCTAA
- a CDS encoding GNAT family N-acetyltransferase: MVVDHAPNLIASIAVSSPLESYSRSYSTRIDIDDEYVIETVGTVTALAGYLPSWKKLASDCLVSNPFYEPFFLLPTLQRLPAEGPVCFAFVFRKADSRGQEDQLVGFFPLEKRSNGVLSRPRWRLLTNSLMLRAVPLLGTEHPERTIAAFLTWATRSDLGLLEFDRVLAEGAFQHALICAFQSTGTAPYIVGQTTNAVLTKRSGTAEPSKKAMREIQRKRRRLEDIGDLQCRVLDEHESLDAWQHGFLRLEASGWKGRGGTAMVQSDQERDLFLTVTRQGWARRKLQMFGLFLDGRPIAMKCNLHSGREGMAWKIAFDEAFSKYSPGLILEVEHKQSFDQQSELDRIDFCARASHPLCQRLPHEQLCMQRLLIPCGSLRSELYCSTLSFLRRVKRHAERSRR, translated from the coding sequence ATGGTCGTCGATCACGCTCCGAACCTGATTGCGTCGATTGCGGTTTCGTCTCCGCTGGAGTCGTACTCGCGTTCGTATTCGACACGGATCGATATTGACGATGAGTACGTGATCGAAACCGTAGGGACGGTGACTGCGCTGGCTGGCTATTTACCCAGCTGGAAGAAACTTGCCAGTGACTGTCTGGTCTCGAATCCCTTCTACGAGCCGTTTTTCCTGCTGCCGACGCTTCAACGTTTGCCGGCTGAAGGCCCGGTTTGTTTCGCCTTCGTATTCCGCAAGGCCGATTCTCGCGGTCAGGAAGACCAGCTTGTCGGGTTCTTCCCGTTAGAGAAGAGATCCAATGGCGTTCTGTCCCGTCCGCGCTGGAGATTGCTGACCAACAGTCTGATGCTTCGAGCCGTTCCGTTGCTTGGAACGGAGCATCCGGAACGAACGATCGCCGCATTCCTGACATGGGCCACACGCTCGGACCTGGGGCTGCTGGAGTTCGACCGCGTCCTGGCCGAAGGGGCTTTCCAACATGCTCTCATCTGTGCCTTTCAATCGACGGGCACGGCTCCCTATATCGTCGGACAGACCACAAACGCAGTTCTGACGAAACGGTCGGGGACTGCTGAGCCATCCAAAAAGGCAATGCGGGAGATTCAGCGGAAACGTCGCCGGCTCGAAGACATCGGAGACCTGCAGTGTCGCGTCCTCGACGAGCATGAGTCGCTCGATGCCTGGCAACATGGCTTCCTCCGGCTCGAGGCTTCGGGCTGGAAAGGGCGGGGCGGGACCGCGATGGTCCAGTCTGATCAGGAACGCGATCTGTTTTTGACAGTGACCCGTCAGGGATGGGCGCGACGGAAGCTGCAGATGTTCGGACTGTTTCTCGATGGTCGCCCGATCGCAATGAAGTGCAATTTGCACTCCGGCCGCGAAGGGATGGCCTGGAAGATCGCTTTCGACGAAGCTTTCTCGAAGTATTCGCCGGGGTTGATCCTCGAGGTGGAACACAAGCAATCGTTCGACCAGCAGTCGGAACTGGATCGAATCGACTTTTGTGCTCGCGCGAGTCATCCCCTCTGTCAGCGACTCCCGCACGAACAGCTTTGTATGCAGCGATTGCTTATCCCGTGTGGCTCCCTCAGAAGTGAACTCTACTGCAGTACGCTCTCTTTCCTGAGACGCGTCAAGCGACACGCCGAACGCTCGCGCCGATAA
- a CDS encoding DUF808 domain-containing protein translates to MASGLLMLLDDITTILDDIAVLTKVAAKKTAGVLGDDLALNAQQVSGVDASRELPVVWAVAKGSLVNKAILVPVALALSAFTPGWVIVSLLMIGGLYLCYEGCEKLAHKFLHSAEAKAHEKELHEAVVTPEIDMVALEKQKIKGAIRTDFILSAEIIVITLGTVTSSPFLTQLLVLVSISMLMTVGVYGLVAGIVKLDDLGTRLVKSGPEGPESTFKQKLGYGILTAAPYLMKFLSIAGTAAMFLVGGGIIGHGIPVLHHLIEEGVHHAAEIATVGAVLASVTEMLLNAIIGLVAGSIVLLIVTGVKRLLPSTDKAAASHH, encoded by the coding sequence ATGGCTAGTGGCCTGTTGATGTTGCTCGACGACATCACGACGATCCTCGACGACATTGCTGTCCTGACCAAAGTCGCGGCCAAGAAGACGGCTGGCGTGCTGGGCGACGATCTGGCTCTCAATGCCCAGCAGGTCTCTGGCGTCGATGCCAGTCGGGAGTTGCCGGTCGTGTGGGCGGTGGCGAAGGGATCGCTCGTCAACAAGGCAATCCTGGTGCCGGTCGCGCTGGCGTTGAGTGCGTTCACGCCGGGGTGGGTCATCGTGAGTCTGTTGATGATCGGCGGGCTCTACCTCTGCTACGAGGGATGCGAGAAGCTGGCCCACAAGTTCCTTCACTCCGCCGAAGCGAAAGCTCATGAAAAGGAACTGCACGAGGCCGTCGTCACGCCTGAGATCGACATGGTCGCCCTCGAAAAGCAGAAGATCAAAGGCGCCATTCGGACCGACTTCATCCTCTCGGCGGAAATCATTGTGATCACGCTGGGAACGGTCACCAGTTCGCCGTTCCTCACGCAATTACTGGTTCTGGTTTCCATCTCCATGCTCATGACGGTCGGCGTCTACGGACTTGTCGCCGGGATTGTGAAGCTGGACGATCTTGGCACACGGCTCGTCAAATCGGGGCCGGAAGGACCTGAGTCGACCTTCAAACAGAAGCTCGGCTACGGGATCCTGACAGCCGCCCCTTATCTGATGAAGTTCCTGTCGATCGCCGGAACGGCCGCGATGTTCCTGGTTGGAGGCGGAATCATCGGGCACGGCATCCCGGTTCTGCATCATCTCATTGAAGAAGGCGTCCATCACGCCGCAGAGATCGCAACCGTCGGCGCGGTTCTCGCCAGCGTCACGGAAATGCTGCTCAACGCGATCATCGGACTCGTGGCCGGATCGATCGTCCTGTTGATCGTCACCGGCGTGAAACGTCTGCTTCCCTCAACGGACAAGGCAGCCGCGTCGCATCACTGA
- a CDS encoding beta strand repeat-containing protein has product MPRWTSFSSRFAHCPMFQAFAFRALRQGAARRLRRSHHERSVGLTDSCEARVLLAAITVDDSGGADYTTIGAAVSNAAAGDVITVNDGVYNETVPLQSIGAGGTLTIQAANPQQALWNDNGMAFTASSITGNFVISGFDLGNSLIDDVSGVITLHDNRFDNVSTGHAISAFVSGTIDTGLHVLDNQFVNVSTFDAIVARAGTSAGGSLDVVVDGNTFSGLTSEGLSIEETAQLSGGTLTARVTDNVFSNRTGSGTDISAIVGGNNSVGYFSSILIDNNRTNLGSAPAQAGDALWVDFDGDNTTLHLTVSNNNFNHHVSGIYLDGDSTENGGLFNSRLDGNTLANIEFEGIHLRPFSASGGSRTVWNSVVTGNTLTNINSSLFSGQAGIEIEVDNPSSPDYTLNLDLDGNNVSMANGSSNAPFVVDANATSTATVNIERDIASNNTGAVTIDDPGMIVTMPSANAVTDSNEVRTISGFVFNDSNQDGNQTGEVGVGGVPVTLTGTQAVGGSVNLTTYTDINGNYSFPSVVQPSGAGYTLTVGTTPELSSYTLQNAVADHIDSDVNPTNGQFNVMFVGAGPAIDVDAGLYSIPDPSIDGTSGNDTFDVSVDGTELVVELNSTEVFRQALSVTDSLTLNGLDGNDTFNIDHSGGVVDLPINVAGGAPSGISGDVLSVSGGSFTNVTYDFTNASDGTIDYDGTLITYTGLEPSIDTSTAMNRTFEFNGAAETIQLSNSLGDGEMVIDSTLGASMAFAAPTDTLRIDSTTGTGADGIEILELDGTFTGNLTIVGDSDSGEEDSVTIESNALSIGAGNLSVTASQILLGNDITTSSGTQTFTGAVQLTDDVQLNSTGGAITFVGTVDADLESNTRILAIDSGSGAVEFQQTIGGSEALGSLSVNSTSGTGAITVGNIGTSMDAGITGETTFGNSSETASLLLEGVNYNTSGNQIYRAGSGQEILIDAEAAVSFVATEDTITFTRTVRLGDGSDLTINAGVGSGTIVLLSGVRGTSDETVDVAANVVQLGQVGSGNEILSVQVTGVILDLRGNIVTSSTASGNLVSLGSSFTQLQVGGNDITIDTSAGNGDISIGTMQGGQRNLTLNAGDGDVIAGGQWGLPNQEMHTVAVTASTLTLRGGIVTAARDESGTDAPGNINLNVDLINFTASSKFTTTDDTGGSVADGTLNVFGAPFDASGFTTIFDVGTTDLVLSNAANNFGTLDVTANTATIVDTNSVTISAATIGATTGTGLDVTSGAELHVSGAVTTSGSDVDLTATGNITTPGGANAFAITGGTVALNGDVAPGASPGDLVIDGDVTFNGSDSFEVDINGATPGTGYDQVRVTGANRTVTLNGVTLSASIGGGYEPAEGVQIVLIDNVEASSTVSGTFAGLAEGDSITIDGYVFLLSYADGTDGNDVTLTLTSSPSLSTQNFNAAENQTAIGTVVATDADSPNDTVTFSLTGGGADAGLFSITAGGVLTFDSAPDYEALADANMDNVYEVEVQAADSYGNSTTATMLVTVTDVNEAATLSVTNVTSTISQDVNNANRIFVESVNIIDADAGMQQNNLSLTGADAGLFEIVGNQVFLIANAGLDASSNPDLDVQVVLDDPTLGSGPEATADLSMTVTDPNANPLPALGSSFIGMTNGNWWLGRPDANGDYDTAIAVETSFAPNNIAQSFQGDFTGDGLEDTAILLTNGQLYVGAATQNGEFVFSLWTTLRTYGIKTLQVGDFNADGMADIVGAFESGSRARLWVFESTGTEFLPDEYRLYNDYAGLQTMLVGDFDGINGDDLAILNDTGVWWVAKSDIAGTEFLYGESWGQWDASRTITNFNVGDFNGDNVDDILGVFDIPLDPNRQSVVVGLSNGGGFDSAVWRKVPTDGSLNAFLVGDFDGDDSDDFALLDNSGNWRTGLADPTNGRFIDADWGMAMIGGSISTISVGDTNADGIADILVRNDTNRWQSAESTGSAFNTRVIEQWSPTASWYSVQIGSFAAAPVAVAGDVAETEEVFGDERILDLLYGS; this is encoded by the coding sequence ATGCCTCGCTGGACCTCCTTTTCCAGTCGTTTTGCTCATTGTCCCATGTTTCAGGCCTTCGCGTTTCGCGCGTTACGGCAGGGTGCCGCCCGGCGGTTACGGCGGTCACACCACGAACGCTCTGTTGGTCTGACGGACAGTTGCGAAGCCCGCGTCCTGCTGGCAGCGATCACGGTCGATGATTCTGGCGGAGCGGACTATACGACGATCGGAGCTGCTGTAAGCAACGCTGCCGCCGGGGATGTCATCACAGTCAATGACGGCGTTTACAACGAGACGGTCCCGCTGCAGAGCATCGGGGCGGGCGGCACGCTCACAATTCAGGCGGCAAACCCGCAGCAGGCATTGTGGAACGATAACGGCATGGCGTTCACAGCCAGTTCAATTACCGGGAATTTCGTCATTTCGGGATTCGATCTCGGGAATTCGCTCATCGACGACGTGAGCGGCGTGATAACGCTGCACGATAATCGGTTCGACAATGTCTCCACCGGTCATGCCATCAGTGCGTTCGTCTCCGGCACGATCGATACCGGGCTACACGTGCTCGACAATCAATTCGTGAACGTCAGCACGTTCGATGCGATTGTTGCCAGAGCCGGCACGAGTGCAGGCGGAAGCCTGGATGTGGTCGTTGATGGAAACACTTTCAGCGGGTTGACTTCTGAAGGCCTTAGTATCGAGGAAACCGCTCAGCTCAGCGGAGGGACACTGACTGCGCGGGTGACCGATAATGTCTTCAGCAATCGAACCGGCTCTGGAACCGACATCTCGGCCATTGTGGGAGGGAACAACAGCGTTGGTTATTTCAGTTCGATTCTGATTGATAACAACCGCACGAATCTCGGCTCGGCTCCCGCTCAGGCTGGCGACGCCCTGTGGGTCGATTTCGATGGAGACAATACGACACTGCATCTGACGGTGTCCAATAACAACTTCAATCATCACGTATCGGGGATATACCTCGACGGGGACTCGACGGAGAACGGCGGACTCTTCAATTCCCGACTGGATGGGAACACGCTCGCCAATATTGAGTTCGAAGGGATTCATCTCCGGCCGTTCAGTGCTTCAGGAGGAAGCCGGACAGTCTGGAATTCCGTGGTGACAGGGAACACCTTAACGAACATCAACTCTTCGCTCTTCAGCGGTCAAGCCGGGATCGAAATCGAGGTCGATAATCCCTCCAGTCCTGATTACACGCTGAATCTCGATCTCGACGGGAACAACGTGTCAATGGCCAACGGGAGTTCGAATGCTCCGTTCGTTGTGGATGCGAATGCGACCAGTACTGCGACCGTAAACATTGAGCGGGATATCGCTTCGAACAACACTGGAGCCGTGACCATCGACGATCCCGGGATGATCGTCACGATGCCTTCGGCGAATGCGGTGACGGACAGTAATGAAGTCCGCACGATCTCCGGATTCGTGTTCAACGACAGCAACCAGGACGGCAACCAGACAGGGGAAGTCGGGGTTGGCGGCGTTCCGGTGACTCTGACGGGCACGCAGGCGGTCGGCGGTTCGGTCAACCTGACAACCTATACCGACATCAACGGCAATTATTCGTTCCCGTCCGTCGTTCAGCCAAGCGGGGCCGGCTACACGTTAACGGTCGGCACCACGCCTGAACTCAGCTCTTATACGTTGCAGAATGCGGTTGCGGATCACATTGACAGCGATGTGAATCCGACCAACGGGCAATTCAACGTGATGTTCGTCGGAGCCGGCCCTGCAATTGATGTCGACGCGGGACTGTACTCCATTCCCGATCCGAGCATCGATGGTACGTCTGGTAACGATACGTTCGATGTTTCCGTCGACGGAACTGAACTGGTTGTCGAACTGAACTCGACGGAAGTGTTCCGACAGGCATTGAGTGTGACCGACTCGCTGACTCTTAACGGGCTCGATGGGAACGACACCTTCAACATCGACCATTCCGGTGGCGTTGTCGATCTGCCCATCAACGTCGCAGGAGGAGCCCCATCGGGGATATCGGGCGATGTCCTGAGTGTCTCGGGCGGATCCTTCACGAATGTAACATACGATTTCACCAACGCCAGCGATGGCACGATCGATTACGACGGCACGTTGATCACCTACACCGGACTGGAGCCGTCCATCGATACGTCCACCGCGATGAATCGAACGTTCGAGTTCAATGGCGCGGCGGAAACAATTCAGCTGTCTAACAGTCTGGGCGATGGGGAAATGGTCATCGACTCCACCCTGGGAGCGTCAATGGCCTTTGCTGCTCCAACGGACACCTTGCGGATTGACTCCACCACAGGAACTGGCGCCGACGGAATTGAGATTCTCGAGCTCGATGGGACGTTTACGGGGAATCTGACCATTGTCGGCGACAGTGATTCCGGCGAAGAGGACAGCGTGACAATCGAGTCGAATGCTCTTTCAATCGGAGCCGGGAATCTGAGCGTCACGGCGAGCCAGATTCTTCTGGGCAACGACATCACGACCAGTTCGGGAACACAGACCTTCACCGGAGCCGTCCAGCTGACCGACGATGTGCAGCTCAACTCAACGGGGGGAGCCATCACGTTCGTCGGCACGGTCGATGCGGACCTGGAGAGCAATACCCGCATTCTCGCAATCGACTCCGGCTCAGGAGCGGTCGAGTTCCAGCAGACGATTGGCGGTAGCGAAGCCCTTGGAAGCCTGTCGGTTAATTCGACGTCGGGAACCGGAGCGATCACCGTCGGCAACATCGGAACCTCGATGGATGCCGGCATCACCGGCGAAACGACGTTCGGTAACTCCTCGGAAACGGCCTCGCTGCTTCTCGAGGGAGTCAACTACAACACGTCCGGCAATCAGATCTATCGAGCGGGCAGCGGTCAGGAGATTCTCATCGATGCTGAGGCTGCGGTCTCCTTCGTGGCGACCGAGGACACGATCACCTTTACCCGAACGGTCCGCCTCGGGGACGGCTCAGATCTCACGATCAACGCCGGGGTCGGCAGTGGAACAATCGTTCTGCTTTCAGGCGTTCGTGGCACGAGTGATGAGACTGTAGACGTGGCTGCCAACGTCGTCCAACTGGGGCAGGTCGGCAGCGGCAATGAGATCCTCTCTGTGCAGGTTACGGGAGTGATTCTCGACCTGAGGGGCAACATTGTGACCAGCAGCACGGCGTCGGGGAACTTAGTTTCGCTCGGCTCGTCGTTTACGCAGTTGCAGGTCGGGGGCAATGATATCACCATCGATACCTCGGCAGGAAATGGCGATATTTCCATCGGGACCATGCAGGGCGGACAGCGGAATCTGACGCTGAATGCCGGCGATGGAGACGTTATTGCGGGCGGTCAGTGGGGGCTTCCCAATCAGGAAATGCATACAGTCGCTGTTACGGCAAGTACTCTCACGCTCCGCGGCGGGATCGTGACGGCTGCCCGCGACGAATCCGGGACCGACGCGCCCGGGAATATCAACCTGAATGTCGACCTGATCAACTTCACGGCCAGTTCGAAGTTCACGACGACCGACGACACGGGCGGAAGTGTTGCCGATGGAACGCTGAATGTGTTCGGAGCCCCGTTCGATGCGAGCGGCTTCACAACGATCTTCGACGTGGGGACGACGGATCTTGTCCTGAGCAATGCGGCGAACAACTTCGGTACGCTGGATGTTACTGCAAACACCGCGACCATCGTCGATACCAACAGTGTGACAATCTCCGCGGCGACGATCGGAGCGACGACCGGAACGGGGCTCGATGTGACGTCGGGGGCGGAGCTGCACGTGAGTGGAGCGGTGACAACCTCGGGAAGCGATGTCGATCTGACAGCGACCGGGAATATCACCACACCGGGTGGCGCCAATGCCTTCGCAATCACTGGCGGAACCGTGGCTCTGAATGGCGATGTCGCCCCGGGGGCTTCGCCCGGCGATCTGGTGATTGATGGCGATGTGACCTTCAACGGCAGCGATTCCTTTGAAGTCGACATCAATGGAGCCACGCCGGGAACGGGCTACGACCAGGTGCGGGTGACTGGAGCCAATCGGACCGTCACGTTGAACGGCGTGACGCTGTCGGCCTCAATCGGCGGAGGTTATGAGCCAGCCGAGGGAGTGCAGATTGTTCTCATCGACAATGTCGAGGCCAGCTCAACGGTCAGCGGGACATTCGCGGGCCTCGCGGAAGGGGACAGCATCACGATCGATGGCTATGTGTTCCTGCTTTCCTATGCCGACGGAACGGACGGGAACGACGTCACTCTGACTTTGACGTCATCACCGTCTCTGTCGACCCAGAACTTCAACGCGGCGGAGAATCAAACGGCGATTGGAACCGTGGTCGCTACCGATGCCGATTCCCCCAATGACACGGTGACGTTCTCGCTGACCGGCGGGGGAGCCGATGCGGGGCTCTTCTCGATCACCGCAGGCGGCGTGCTCACCTTCGACAGTGCTCCGGATTATGAAGCGCTGGCGGATGCCAACATGGACAACGTCTATGAAGTCGAAGTCCAGGCAGCCGATTCGTACGGGAACAGCACCACAGCGACGATGTTGGTCACGGTGACCGATGTCAACGAAGCCGCCACGCTGTCCGTCACGAATGTGACCAGCACGATCTCGCAGGACGTCAACAACGCGAATCGCATTTTCGTCGAGAGCGTGAACATCATCGATGCTGATGCGGGGATGCAGCAGAATAATCTGTCGCTCACCGGAGCGGATGCGGGACTGTTCGAGATCGTCGGCAACCAGGTCTTCCTGATCGCCAACGCCGGTCTCGATGCCAGCTCGAACCCGGATCTGGACGTGCAGGTTGTCCTCGATGATCCGACACTCGGAAGCGGCCCCGAAGCGACCGCGGATCTTTCCATGACCGTTACCGATCCCAATGCGAATCCGCTGCCGGCACTCGGCTCGTCGTTCATCGGCATGACCAACGGAAACTGGTGGTTGGGCCGTCCGGATGCGAACGGAGACTACGACACCGCGATTGCAGTCGAAACGTCGTTCGCTCCGAACAATATCGCCCAATCCTTCCAGGGGGACTTCACCGGCGACGGGCTTGAGGATACCGCGATTCTGCTGACGAACGGTCAGCTGTACGTCGGAGCGGCGACTCAGAACGGGGAGTTCGTCTTCAGTCTCTGGACCACCCTGCGAACTTATGGAATCAAGACGCTGCAGGTCGGTGACTTCAACGCCGATGGAATGGCTGACATCGTCGGGGCCTTTGAATCGGGCTCCCGGGCTCGGTTGTGGGTCTTCGAATCGACTGGCACGGAGTTCCTGCCCGATGAGTATCGCCTCTACAACGATTACGCGGGGCTCCAGACCATGCTGGTCGGGGACTTCGACGGAATCAACGGAGACGACCTGGCGATCCTGAACGACACCGGCGTCTGGTGGGTGGCCAAGTCCGACATCGCCGGGACCGAGTTCCTATACGGCGAGTCCTGGGGACAATGGGACGCCAGCCGCACGATCACGAACTTCAACGTGGGCGACTTCAACGGCGACAATGTCGACGACATCCTCGGCGTCTTCGATATTCCGCTCGATCCGAATCGACAATCCGTTGTCGTCGGACTCTCGAATGGCGGTGGGTTCGATTCCGCGGTCTGGCGGAAAGTCCCCACTGATGGTTCGCTGAATGCGTTCCTGGTTGGTGACTTCGACGGCGATGACAGCGACGACTTCGCCCTGCTGGACAACTCCGGCAACTGGCGGACTGGCCTGGCCGATCCCACGAACGGACGCTTCATCGACGCCGACTGGGGCATGGCAATGATCGGTGGTTCGATCAGCACGATCAGCGTGGGCGACACGAATGCGGACGGCATTGCCGACATCCTCGTGCGTAACGACACCAATCGCTGGCAGTCGGCCGAATCGACGGGCTCGGCGTTCAATACGCGTGTGATCGAGCAATGGAGTCCGACGGCGAGCTGGTATAGCGTCCAGATCGGAAGCTTTGCGGCGGCCCCGGTGGCTGTTGCAGGCGACGTCGCAGAGACCGAGGAAGTCTTCGGCGACGAGCGTATTCTGGACCTGCTCTACGGAAGTTGA
- a CDS encoding mannitol dehydrogenase family protein, with protein sequence MNSSLPLNQQNLSRLPGEITRPGYDRSRLTTGIVHVGVGGFHRSHEAFYIDELLQSGDASEWGICGVGLREADRRMATILQEQDYLYTLIVKHPDGHRETRVIGSIIDFLMGCDDPTAVIDRMAAEETRIVSLTITEGGYNVDPDTGEFDRSNPDVQYDVTNPTTPRLVFGYLTAALRKRREAGLTAFTVQSCDNIQHNGNLTRRMLLGFARMQDPELADWIESEVHFPNAMVDRITPVTTDADIEYLKSEHHLIDRWPVACEPFCQWVIEDQFSAGRPALENVGVQFVPDVTPYETMKLRLLNAGHSVLGIPGAVYGYQTIDECMRDDLFATFLRQFFDNEATPVLDAVAGIDLDEYKQTLVERFGNPSISDNLSRICLGSSSKLPVFLLPTVHENLQRGGPIEHSAFVLAAWCYYSDHHADRHGKALEINDDQEAALQEAARKTVDDPLAFLRLKSVFGDLVENERFANSYERLVSEIYRNPDVTVSMRAINQT encoded by the coding sequence ATGAATTCGTCCCTCCCACTGAATCAACAGAACCTGTCGCGGCTTCCCGGGGAGATCACTCGCCCGGGGTATGACCGGAGTCGACTCACCACGGGAATTGTGCATGTGGGGGTCGGCGGTTTCCATCGGTCTCACGAAGCGTTCTATATCGACGAACTGCTTCAGTCAGGCGATGCGTCAGAGTGGGGGATCTGCGGCGTCGGATTGCGTGAAGCCGACCGCCGAATGGCGACGATTCTGCAGGAGCAGGACTATCTGTACACGTTGATCGTCAAGCACCCCGATGGTCATCGAGAGACTCGTGTGATTGGTTCGATCATTGATTTTCTGATGGGCTGCGATGACCCGACTGCGGTCATCGACCGGATGGCCGCTGAAGAAACCAGGATCGTTTCGCTGACCATCACCGAAGGTGGCTACAACGTGGATCCCGACACCGGCGAATTCGATCGCTCCAACCCCGATGTCCAGTACGATGTCACGAATCCAACAACGCCGCGACTGGTCTTCGGCTACCTGACGGCTGCTCTGCGAAAGCGGCGTGAAGCGGGACTGACGGCGTTTACGGTCCAGTCGTGTGACAACATTCAACACAACGGGAATCTGACACGTCGGATGTTGCTCGGCTTTGCCAGAATGCAGGATCCAGAACTGGCGGACTGGATCGAAAGCGAAGTCCATTTTCCCAATGCGATGGTCGACCGGATCACGCCGGTCACAACTGACGCCGACATCGAATACTTGAAGAGCGAGCATCATCTTATCGATCGGTGGCCGGTCGCATGTGAACCGTTCTGTCAGTGGGTGATTGAAGATCAGTTTTCCGCCGGACGTCCGGCTCTGGAGAACGTCGGCGTGCAGTTCGTTCCCGACGTGACGCCGTACGAGACAATGAAGCTTCGACTTTTAAACGCTGGGCATTCGGTGCTCGGCATTCCCGGGGCAGTGTATGGCTACCAGACGATCGACGAATGCATGCGGGACGATCTGTTCGCCACGTTCCTGCGACAGTTCTTCGACAACGAAGCGACGCCGGTACTCGATGCCGTGGCTGGGATCGACCTGGACGAGTACAAGCAGACGCTGGTCGAGCGATTTGGCAACCCGAGCATCTCCGACAATCTCTCACGAATCTGTCTGGGGAGTTCCAGCAAGTTGCCCGTGTTCCTGCTGCCGACGGTTCACGAGAACCTGCAGCGAGGCGGACCGATTGAGCATTCCGCTTTTGTTCTTGCCGCCTGGTGTTATTACAGCGACCATCACGCCGACCGCCACGGCAAGGCACTGGAGATTAACGACGATCAGGAAGCGGCGCTGCAGGAAGCAGCCCGAAAGACCGTGGACGATCCGCTGGCGTTTCTTCGCCTGAAATCCGTTTTTGGTGACCTGGTCGAGAACGAGAGGTTCGCGAATTCCTACGAACGGCTGGTCTCGGAAATCTATCGCAATCCGGACGTAACGGTATCGATGCGCGCGATCAACCAGACCTGA